The following are encoded together in the Hydrogenobacter sp. genome:
- a CDS encoding ATP-binding cassette domain-containing protein, with protein sequence MIRLEVKKRLHGSQGDFYLEVSLEVKDKEFVVVFGPSGSGKTILLRMLAGLETPQEGYIEVNGEIWYDSKKGINLPPQKREVGFVFQDYSLFPNMSVFENVAFGMRRKDPDKVMELLRLAKMEELKDRKPNTLSGGQKQRVALLRALAREPKVLLLDEPLSALDHETALLLRDEIKSFQRRYGIPTLMVSHNKEEVLRLADKVIRLVNGKMQAYGKPKEVLFSRVWSPKFSFQGIILEKQRMDFIYLLSIAVGSEIVQVVVDQDTANSVNVGDTVLVSAKAFIPVVRKVHSPHLST encoded by the coding sequence TTGATAAGGCTTGAAGTCAAAAAGAGGCTTCACGGCTCTCAGGGAGATTTTTACCTTGAAGTGAGCTTAGAAGTAAAAGATAAGGAGTTTGTAGTGGTTTTTGGTCCATCTGGAAGCGGAAAAACCATCCTTTTGAGGATGCTGGCTGGTCTTGAAACACCTCAAGAGGGTTATATAGAGGTGAACGGAGAGATCTGGTACGACTCAAAAAAGGGCATAAACCTACCTCCCCAAAAGAGGGAGGTGGGTTTCGTCTTTCAGGACTATTCGCTTTTTCCCAACATGAGCGTTTTTGAAAACGTCGCCTTTGGAATGAGAAGAAAAGATCCAGATAAGGTAATGGAACTTTTGAGGCTTGCCAAAATGGAGGAACTAAAAGACAGGAAACCCAATACCCTCTCAGGCGGTCAAAAGCAAAGGGTGGCACTTCTGAGAGCTTTAGCGAGAGAGCCAAAGGTACTGCTTTTGGATGAGCCTCTATCGGCTTTAGATCACGAAACCGCGCTCCTTCTTAGAGATGAAATAAAGAGCTTCCAAAGAAGATACGGCATACCTACCCTTATGGTATCTCACAATAAAGAGGAGGTGCTTAGGCTCGCAGATAAAGTAATAAGGCTTGTAAATGGTAAAATGCAAGCTTACGGTAAGCCTAAGGAAGTACTTTTCTCAAGAGTGTGGTCTCCCAAGTTCTCTTTTCAAGGTATCATTTTGGAAAAGCAGCGAATGGACTTTATATATCTTCTGAGTATAGCCGTAGGTTCAGAGATAGTACAAGTTGTGGTAGACCAGGACACAGCTAATAGCGTAAATGTTGGTGACACTGTTC
- the modB gene encoding molybdate ABC transporter permease subunit — MSELDLSPFWLTLKLAFWTTFMLLILCIPLSYYLAYTKHKINTILEAVITLPLVLPPTVLGFYLLLLFNKQGFFGSLWYRLFDRQLVFHFEGIVIASIIYSLPMMVHPLTAGFKSVSKNLVEASWTLGKSKFETLLRVILPNMKASILTGIVLSFAHTVGEFGVVLMVGGNIQGETRVVSIAIYDAVESVNYPAAHLYALVLFSLSFITLLSLYILNRRWSLL, encoded by the coding sequence ATGAGTGAGCTGGATCTTTCCCCTTTTTGGCTAACTCTAAAGCTCGCTTTTTGGACAACCTTCATGTTACTCATTTTATGCATACCTCTGAGTTACTATCTTGCCTACACTAAGCACAAGATAAATACCATTTTGGAGGCTGTTATTACACTACCTTTGGTTCTCCCTCCCACAGTTCTGGGTTTTTACCTGCTTCTACTTTTTAACAAGCAGGGATTTTTTGGCTCTTTATGGTACAGGCTTTTTGACAGACAACTCGTCTTTCATTTTGAGGGTATAGTGATAGCATCGATCATTTATAGCTTGCCTATGATGGTGCATCCTCTCACCGCAGGTTTTAAGTCGGTTTCCAAAAACCTTGTAGAGGCAAGCTGGACCTTAGGTAAATCTAAGTTTGAAACCTTGCTTAGGGTGATCCTTCCCAATATGAAAGCTTCCATACTTACCGGCATAGTATTGTCTTTTGCCCATACAGTTGGAGAGTTTGGTGTGGTTCTCATGGTTGGTGGAAACATACAGGGAGAAACCAGAGTAGTCTCTATAGCTATATACGATGCTGTAGAATCCGTCAATTACCCTGCCGCTCACCTTTATGCCCTTGTGCTATTTTCCTTATCTTTTATCACGCTTTTGAGTCTTTATATCCTAAATAGGAGGTGGAGTCTCCTTTGA
- a CDS encoding molybdenum-pterin-binding protein: MNLIRGKIKSIRSTNGVSEVEVQTSIGILYSVVLESPGDAEFVRENSEVECIFKEASVVVLREATPCINTFKGLVKSIDKGFLLSLLTVDCEGVFVKAMLLKRQLDLLKISEGDTVHVFLPPMQIALEVIHE, from the coding sequence ATGAATCTAATCAGGGGAAAGATTAAAAGTATACGTTCAACTAACGGAGTATCTGAAGTGGAGGTACAAACGAGTATAGGTATACTTTATTCTGTTGTGCTTGAAAGCCCTGGGGATGCGGAATTCGTAAGGGAAAATTCCGAAGTGGAATGTATCTTTAAGGAAGCGAGTGTCGTAGTTCTAAGGGAAGCTACCCCTTGTATTAACACATTCAAAGGTCTCGTAAAAAGCATAGATAAGGGATTTCTCCTTTCGTTGCTTACCGTAGATTGCGAAGGTGTTTTTGTAAAGGCAATGCTTCTGAAAAGGCAATTGGATCTTTTGAAGATCTCAGAAGGTGATACGGTGCATGTATTTTTACCACCTATGCAGATAGCTCTGGAGGTCATTCATGAGTGA
- the modA gene encoding molybdate ABC transporter substrate-binding protein has translation MLKALLFILLFTFGFSKAELIRVYAAADLQYALKEIAQLYEEENPQDKVELIFGSSGKGTAQIKSGAPYHIFFSADMKYVEELYKEGYVVTEPKPYAIGRLVVWVRKDSGLVPSEFPQVLLDPKVRKIAIANWEHAPYGRAAKQVLENYGVFEKVKNKLVLGENVSQTASFVYSGAADVGFIPLSLAVSSNMREVGTYWLIPADKHDALMQGYGITKVGASSQAVRRFYNFIGTPKVRQIFIKYGFVLPGEKR, from the coding sequence ATGTTAAAAGCTTTACTCTTTATACTGCTTTTTACTTTCGGCTTTTCTAAAGCTGAACTCATAAGGGTATATGCTGCCGCAGACCTTCAGTACGCTCTTAAAGAGATAGCCCAACTTTATGAGGAAGAAAATCCTCAAGACAAGGTAGAGCTTATCTTTGGATCTTCAGGAAAGGGAACAGCTCAAATAAAATCAGGCGCACCATATCACATCTTTTTCTCTGCGGATATGAAATATGTAGAGGAGTTATACAAAGAAGGTTACGTAGTTACAGAGCCAAAACCTTACGCTATAGGTAGGCTCGTAGTTTGGGTAAGAAAGGACTCAGGACTCGTTCCCTCTGAGTTCCCTCAGGTGCTTTTAGATCCTAAGGTAAGAAAAATAGCCATAGCAAACTGGGAACATGCTCCTTATGGAAGAGCAGCTAAGCAAGTGCTTGAAAACTACGGAGTATTTGAAAAGGTGAAAAATAAACTTGTTTTAGGCGAAAATGTCTCCCAAACGGCAAGTTTTGTGTACTCTGGTGCAGCGGATGTGGGTTTTATACCTCTTTCCCTTGCAGTTTCTTCAAATATGAGAGAGGTGGGAACTTACTGGCTTATACCCGCAGACAAACACGATGCTCTTATGCAAGGCTACGGTATAACAAAGGTGGGCGCTTCTTCCCAAGCTGTGAGGAGATTTTACAACTTTATAGGGACTCCTAAGGTAAGACAGATATTTATAAAGTACGGTTTTGTACTTCCCGGTGAGAAGCGATGA
- a CDS encoding TOBE domain-containing protein: MEVSARNKLKGTVKRVLLGQVMAEVVLDIGGQDVVAIITKESAQRLNIKEGDTAYAVFKSTDVMIGK; this comes from the coding sequence ATGGAAGTCAGTGCACGCAACAAGCTCAAAGGCACAGTTAAAAGAGTCTTGCTGGGTCAGGTAATGGCAGAGGTAGTGCTGGACATAGGTGGTCAAGATGTGGTCGCAATTATCACAAAAGAGTCAGCCCAAAGACTGAATATCAAAGAAGGTGATACCGCTTACGCAGTGTTCAAATCAACAGATGTGATGATAGGCAAATAA
- a CDS encoding substrate-binding domain-containing protein: MPPTKLPKIEPSVITTIKLLFSLENYKTPILAVSYKGEKHCRKANEQRKTTRHFNRGRLFSKGFLITPSKGITAVLESMLEDTIDNILALLYNILDMKNRVKEYRLKRGLSQEELSKLCGIPRTTISAIESGKAVPSVDYAIKLSKALGCSVEELFVSEEISFFLEGFREGPFISSRVGHKKVLYSIDSKIATFLPPDGIYRNGQIKWFERRHIPTYIFVGCDTSLHIISYKLIAKNIRFVPFYASSEKALKLLKKGYVHLAGVHLGTLEENLRKIKGYLGEGYTVLKVFSWEEGIMLREGISKTFKELNKREILWLVRERGTGSRKVFEELSAELGSVNYREITGGHRELAFSLKNGFGDAGVGTKFFAYEYGLGFLSVKKEDYCICYRQELEEDEGFSVILTGLMERSYREFLKSLPGYYVNSALEKFVV; this comes from the coding sequence TTGCCACCTACAAAACTACCTAAAATTGAACCGAGTGTCATAACCACCATAAAGCTCTTATTTTCTTTAGAGAACTATAAAACTCCTATCCTTGCTGTATCTTACAAAGGCGAAAAACATTGTAGAAAGGCTAACGAGCAGAGAAAGACTACCCGCCATTTTAATAGAGGAAGGCTTTTTTCAAAAGGGTTTTTGATAACTCCATCAAAGGGGATCACCGCTGTTCTTGAAAGTATGCTTGAAGATACTATTGACAATATTTTAGCATTACTATACAATATATTAGACATGAAGAATAGAGTAAAAGAATACAGACTAAAAAGGGGACTCTCCCAGGAAGAACTTTCCAAACTGTGCGGTATTCCAAGAACCACCATAAGCGCTATAGAATCAGGAAAAGCTGTACCATCGGTAGATTACGCCATAAAGTTGTCAAAAGCTTTAGGCTGTAGTGTAGAGGAGCTTTTTGTAAGCGAAGAAATATCCTTTTTCCTTGAGGGCTTTAGGGAAGGACCCTTCATAAGCTCAAGGGTGGGACATAAGAAGGTGCTTTATTCTATTGATTCTAAAATTGCCACTTTTTTACCTCCCGACGGTATTTACCGAAACGGACAGATAAAATGGTTTGAAAGAAGACACATACCTACGTATATATTCGTAGGTTGTGACACTTCCCTACATATTATCTCTTACAAACTCATTGCAAAAAATATACGTTTCGTTCCTTTTTATGCTTCAAGCGAAAAGGCCTTAAAGCTTTTGAAAAAAGGATACGTACATTTGGCTGGTGTGCATTTGGGAACACTTGAAGAAAATCTCAGGAAAATAAAAGGATACTTAGGGGAAGGCTATACGGTTTTAAAAGTATTCTCCTGGGAAGAAGGGATCATGCTGAGAGAGGGGATCAGTAAAACCTTCAAGGAGCTTAACAAGAGAGAGATCCTTTGGCTTGTTAGGGAAAGAGGCACAGGCTCAAGAAAAGTCTTTGAAGAGTTAAGTGCTGAGCTTGGATCTGTCAATTACAGAGAAATAACTGGTGGACACAGAGAGCTTGCCTTTAGTTTAAAAAATGGTTTTGGTGATGCGGGGGTGGGTACTAAGTTTTTTGCTTATGAATACGGTCTTGGCTTTTTGAGTGTGAAGAAGGAAGATTACTGTATATGCTACAGGCAAGAGCTTGAGGAAGATGAAGGTTTTTCTGTTATACTTACAGGCTTGATGGAACGGTCTTACAGAGAGTTCCTCAAGAGTCTGCCGGGTTATTACGTTAACTCGGCTCTTGAAAAGTTTGTTGTGTAA
- a CDS encoding succinate dehydrogenase/fumarate reductase iron-sulfur subunit: MILRLSIRREDPQNGTCTYQSFEIPYEEGMTFLTALQRIKEYQDETLTFRHFCRAGICGTCTIYINGFPKLACKEQVLPYVLLEREVILEPLKGFKVIRDLAVENEKVIRRIKEIHGWIKGTAGECRIPPDISKKLENAADCILCFACQSYCPQVLEERYAGPLIFAKLYRFLEDPREVNREERLMQAIEYGNLYHCLSCNKCNHVCPKEVQPATLIRELMTYNRHL; encoded by the coding sequence ATGATCTTGCGTTTGAGCATAAGAAGGGAAGATCCACAGAACGGTACTTGCACTTATCAGAGTTTTGAGATCCCATACGAAGAAGGTATGACCTTTTTAACCGCCTTACAGAGGATAAAGGAGTATCAGGACGAGACATTGACATTTAGGCATTTTTGTAGAGCGGGTATATGCGGTACATGTACCATATACATAAACGGATTTCCAAAGCTCGCCTGTAAAGAACAGGTATTACCATATGTACTTTTGGAGAGGGAGGTTATTTTGGAACCCCTCAAGGGCTTTAAGGTAATAAGGGATCTCGCCGTAGAAAACGAGAAGGTTATAAGGAGGATTAAGGAGATACACGGTTGGATAAAGGGAACAGCAGGTGAATGCAGAATACCGCCAGATATAAGTAAAAAATTAGAAAATGCCGCTGACTGTATATTATGTTTTGCATGTCAGTCATACTGCCCTCAAGTCCTGGAGGAAAGGTACGCAGGTCCACTTATCTTCGCAAAACTATACAGATTTCTTGAAGATCCGAGAGAGGTGAATAGAGAGGAAAGACTGATGCAAGCTATTGAGTATGGCAATCTTTATCACTGCCTTTCCTGTAATAAATGCAATCACGTATGTCCTAAGGAAGTTCAGCCTGCAACGCTCATAAGGGAGCTTATGACTTACAACAGGCATTTATAA
- a CDS encoding bacteriohemerythrin has translation MELIKLTEDLLTGVPEMDKDHQMLVDMLNETYSLIAEGKREEAKKYFENELVHYVEYHLTREEKFMETIGYPELERHKKAHENFRKVVFDLVHHIEEGELHAFKEALAMAWGWLVGHIGKVDKKYGEYAKEKGFI, from the coding sequence ATGGAACTTATCAAACTTACGGAAGACTTGCTTACTGGTGTGCCAGAAATGGACAAAGACCATCAAATGCTTGTGGACATGCTCAACGAAACTTACAGCTTGATAGCAGAAGGCAAAAGGGAAGAAGCAAAAAAATATTTTGAAAATGAACTTGTGCATTATGTTGAGTATCATCTAACCCGTGAAGAAAAGTTTATGGAAACTATCGGCTATCCTGAACTTGAAAGACACAAAAAAGCTCACGAAAATTTCAGAAAGGTGGTCTTTGATTTGGTCCACCACATAGAAGAAGGTGAGCTACACGCCTTTAAAGAAGCTCTTGCTATGGCTTGGGGCTGGCTTGTTGGACATATAGGCAAGGTGGATAAAAAGTATGGTGAATATGCTAAAGAAAAGGGCTTTATCTGA